In one Diabrotica virgifera virgifera chromosome 5, PGI_DIABVI_V3a genomic region, the following are encoded:
- the LOC126885083 gene encoding uncharacterized protein LOC126885083, protein MRQLGSLLIEIKKKIKVKSLQEVLDPIYFDIIVESTKQISKFDPRSETYGAPSLASNMGTLLKECLDVAYNMQLKTCAIETDAMKKLKAFKDLITSEWQYEISTIANSYLSQKKWNKPSLVPLAEDLTLLRSYLLTEAEKCRNTLNDNPEDLKAFKTLQEISYIQLLLLNRRRAGELQRITVKTYTTNINNTSSSEFDDCISESEKILIKSFKRVVIKGKRGRGVPVLFTDEMVKNTDILLKFRRYFIAESNIYLFASTTSSSSISGTKAMNKRVRIAGVKNAAALTSTKLRKHLATMSQVINLTEQDLEQLAIFMGHTSDIHKTYYRLPNDVYQMAKVSKLLLLNETGEASKFKGKRLDEININLDPVKDESNDEIEESHEIMSDMLTATKYDGQVKEKDNIINPIKVTQKKKRILEPWNNLQKEKALTYFRNHVQQEIAPKKNECLMLKEDNTELYSNKTWEKIKIFIVNSYNKK, encoded by the exons ATGCGGCAATTGGGTTCTTTACTgatcgaaattaagaaaaaaattaaagttaaatctTTGCAAGAAGTGCTAGATCCTATTTACTTTGACATCATAGTAGAAAGTACAAAGCAGATATCTAAATTTGATCCTAGATCAGAAACGTACGGTGCACCGTCATTAGCGTCCAATATGGGAACACTTTTAAAGGAATGTCTTGATGTCGCATATAATATGCAACTTAAAACATGTGCAATAGAAACGGATGCTATGAAAAAACTTAAAGCGTTTAAAGATCTCATTACTAGCGAATGGCAATATGAAATATCAACTATAGCTAACTCCTATTTGAGCCAGAAGAAATGGAATAAGCCATCTCTCGTACCTCTGGCAGAAGATTTAACTTTACTGAGGTCATATTTACTGACTGAAGCCGAAAAATGTCGAAATACTTTAAATGACAATCCAGAGGACTTAAAAGCATTTAAGACTCTTCAAGAAATATCTTATATCCAATTACTTCTGCTAAATAGAAGAAGAGCAGGGGAACTGCAGAGAATCACTGTAAAAACCTATACAACAAACATAAATAATACCAGTTCAAGTGAATTTGACGATTGTATAAGTGAAAGTGAGAAAATTCTTATAAAATCATTTAAACGAGTAGTTATTAAAGGAAAAAGGGGTCGAGGTGTCCCTGTCCTTTTTACAGACGAAATGGTAAAAAATACTGATATATTGTTGAAATTTCGAAGATATTTTATTGCAGAAAgtaatatatatttatttgctAGTACTACATCTTCTAGTAGCATAAGTGGAACAAAAGCGATGAATAAACGTGTGCGAATTGCTGGTGTAAAGAATGCAGCTGCATTAACATCCACGAAACTTAGAAAGCATTTGGCGACAATGTCGCAAGTCATTAACCTTACCGAACAGGACTTAGAACAGTTGGCCATTTTTATGGGCCACACATCTGATATCCATAAAACTTATTATAGACTTCCAAATGATGTTTATCAAATGGCTAAAGTATCCAAATTGCTTCTTCTAAATGAGACTGGAGAAGCGTCAAAGTTTAAAGGGAAACGTTTGGATGAAATCAATATAAACTTAGATCCTGTTAAAGATGAATCAAATGATGAAATAGAAGAATCACACGAAATAATGAGCGACATGCTTACAGCAACTAAATATGATGGCCAAGTGAAA GAAAAAGACAATATTATAAATCCAATCAAAGTAACTCAAAAGAAAAAACGAATTTTGGAACCTTGGAACAATTTGCAGAAAGAAAAAGCTCTAACGTATTTTAGGAATCATGTTCAACAGGAAATTgctccaaaaaaaaatgaatgtttgaTGTTGAAAGAAGATAACACGgaactttattcaaataaaacatgggagaaaataaaaatatttattgtaaattccTACAACAAAAAATGA